In Streptomyces sclerotialus, one genomic interval encodes:
- a CDS encoding acetolactate synthase large subunit codes for MTEQASGAHHPQPRARTGGAQQPTAVEHVTGAQSLIRSLEEVGADTVFGIPGGAILPAYDPMMDSKKVRHVLARHEQGAGHAATGYAQATGKVGVCMATSGPGATNLVTPIADAHMDSVPLVAITGQVASAAIGTDAFQEADICGITMPITKHNFLVTDPADIPKTIAEAFHIASTGRPGPVLVDIAKDAMQAKTTFSWPPQTDLPGYRPVTKPHAKQIREAARMITAARRPVLYVGGGVMKAGATAELKVLAELTGAPVTTTLMALGSFPDTHPQHLGMPGMHGTVAAVTGLQKADLIVALGARFDDRVTGKLDSFAPYAKIVHADIDPAEIGKNREADVPIVGDAREVIADLIVAVQAEHEAGRTGDYTAWWNDLNRWREHYPLGYDLPEDGSLSPQQVIQRIGQLAPEDTIYAAGVGQHQMWAAHFIDYEKPATWLNSGGAGTMGYAVPAAMGAKAGQPDRPVWAIDGDGCFQMTNQELVTCALNNIPIKVAIINNGALGMVRQWQTLFYNQRYSNTVLHAGPEAAEKPNLGTRCPDFVKLAEAMGCVAMRCEDPAELDAVIAKANAINDRPVVVDFIVHEDAMVWPMVAAGTSNDEVMAARGVRPDFGDNEDD; via the coding sequence ATGACCGAGCAGGCCTCCGGGGCCCACCATCCGCAGCCGCGGGCCCGTACCGGCGGGGCACAGCAGCCCACCGCCGTCGAGCACGTCACGGGCGCGCAGTCCCTCATTCGCTCTCTTGAGGAGGTCGGGGCCGACACCGTATTCGGCATCCCCGGCGGTGCGATCCTCCCGGCGTACGACCCGATGATGGACTCCAAGAAGGTCCGTCACGTCCTCGCCCGCCACGAACAGGGCGCGGGCCACGCGGCCACCGGTTACGCGCAGGCCACCGGCAAGGTCGGCGTCTGCATGGCCACCTCGGGCCCCGGCGCCACCAACCTGGTCACCCCGATCGCCGACGCGCACATGGACTCCGTCCCGCTGGTCGCGATCACCGGCCAGGTCGCCTCCGCCGCGATCGGCACGGACGCCTTCCAGGAAGCGGACATCTGCGGCATCACGATGCCGATCACCAAGCACAACTTCCTGGTGACCGACCCGGCCGACATCCCCAAGACGATCGCCGAGGCGTTCCACATCGCCTCGACCGGCCGCCCCGGCCCCGTCCTGGTGGACATCGCCAAGGACGCCATGCAGGCGAAGACCACCTTCTCCTGGCCGCCGCAGACCGACCTGCCCGGCTACCGCCCGGTGACCAAGCCGCACGCCAAGCAGATCCGCGAGGCGGCCCGCATGATCACCGCCGCCAGGCGGCCGGTGCTCTACGTCGGCGGCGGCGTCATGAAGGCCGGCGCGACCGCCGAGCTGAAGGTGCTCGCCGAGCTGACCGGAGCCCCCGTCACCACCACCCTCATGGCACTGGGCTCCTTCCCCGACACCCACCCGCAGCACCTGGGCATGCCCGGCATGCACGGTACGGTCGCCGCGGTCACCGGGCTGCAGAAGGCCGACCTGATCGTCGCGCTGGGCGCCCGCTTCGACGACCGCGTCACCGGCAAGCTGGACAGCTTCGCGCCGTACGCCAAGATCGTGCACGCGGACATCGACCCGGCCGAGATCGGCAAGAACCGCGAGGCCGACGTGCCGATCGTCGGCGACGCCCGCGAGGTCATCGCCGACCTGATCGTGGCCGTCCAGGCCGAGCACGAGGCCGGCCGCACCGGCGACTACACCGCCTGGTGGAACGACCTGAACCGCTGGCGCGAGCACTACCCGCTCGGGTACGACCTCCCCGAGGACGGCAGCCTCTCCCCGCAGCAGGTCATCCAGCGCATCGGCCAGCTCGCGCCGGAGGACACCATCTACGCCGCGGGCGTCGGCCAGCACCAGATGTGGGCCGCCCACTTCATCGACTACGAGAAGCCCGCGACCTGGCTGAACTCCGGCGGCGCCGGAACGATGGGGTACGCGGTCCCGGCCGCGATGGGCGCCAAGGCCGGACAGCCGGACCGCCCGGTGTGGGCGATCGACGGCGACGGCTGCTTCCAGATGACCAACCAGGAACTGGTCACCTGCGCGCTGAACAACATCCCGATCAAGGTCGCGATCATCAACAACGGCGCGCTCGGCATGGTCCGCCAGTGGCAGACGCTGTTCTACAACCAGCGGTACAGCAACACCGTGCTGCACGCCGGACCGGAAGCGGCCGAGAAGCCGAACCTCGGCACCCGCTGCCCGGACTTCGTGAAACTGGCCGAGGCCATGGGCTGCGTGGCGATGCGCTGCGAGGACCCGGCCGAACTGGACGCCGTGATCGCCAAGGCGAACGCCATCAACGACCGCCCCGTCGTCGTCGACTTCATCGTCCACGAGGACGCCATGGTCTGGCCGATGGTCGCCGCCGGCACCTCCAACGACGAGGTCATGGCCGCCCGCGGGGTGCGCCCCGACTTCGGCGACAACGAAGACGACTGA
- a CDS encoding putative bifunctional diguanylate cyclase/phosphodiesterase, which translates to MTASGAVLAPPARPRSGASSLPQILLAVVCGGYATGAAFGWGSEKLALIMGDFGLSAAALAAAVSCVLYARRHHSRFRPAWLLFAASSAMAGIGNGVWGWYEVVLEAPVPSPSVADFCFLLFAPPAIVGLLVLAKRPVTRAGWVCLGLDAWLIGGSLLTLSWSLALAHTTHFQGRTVAQGALSLAYPLLDIVLVSMVLALHFRRSSANRSAINTAIAALALTVLCDALFTSPLLREHYRSGQILDAGWFAGSMLLAYAPWVAARSGADTPGEDFTRATRRSAVPPGSRPIAGSLAALTPYLAAAVCTLGILLNVLDGRRIDHVVLFTGCTVVLALVVRQGIMLVDNITLTRELAQKENHFRSLVQGSSDVIMIAAPTGILRYVSPAASGVYGRDAEDLVGSELASLIHPEDLGRVVHEVRRFLAADPEAEPTTRIECRFRAGGGRPGGEQWLNVESTVNRHEGGLIFNSRDVTERVRLQAQLQHNASHDALTDLPNRALFTERVSQAVSGRRSSDHDTAVLYIDLDGFKQVNDTIGHQAGDELLIQAARRLAESVRAGDIAARLGGDEFAALIMGDGSRDLTSREFRVHEIADRLRIRLSEPYRIDGQDVRVAASIGVAFAEPGVTPATLMRNADLAMYRAKQAGKGRVEMYAPQMQADVVRRSELATKLRTALHDGEFALLHQPVVELSSGRITAVAAQARWRSAQGILFTPAEFLRVGERGRPATEEGERTAELGRWQLEEAVEQAARRHRAGHPVSVAVRLSARRLLDRKLPPRSIETLLARHGLPSGALLLELSDSDPRIPLDELERRLAALRRLGVRIALDGFGSGYAAISALRRLPIDVLRLDRGLVDGVVESARLHKITAGLLRIAGDLGLQSVADGVDRPEQVTALRAMGCTHGQGMAFSGPLDEHRLRRALTIGAYPVPGLLPESREMVLSSAVPAARRAGPPREAGGAGRLGELPRRLGASEVPAGPDAISHPPLRSNSETSVPPT; encoded by the coding sequence GTGACCGCCTCCGGCGCGGTGCTCGCCCCGCCGGCCCGGCCCCGCTCGGGCGCGAGCAGCCTCCCGCAGATCCTGCTCGCCGTCGTCTGCGGCGGCTACGCCACCGGCGCGGCGTTCGGCTGGGGCTCGGAGAAACTGGCCCTGATCATGGGTGACTTCGGGCTCAGCGCGGCGGCCCTGGCGGCGGCGGTCTCCTGCGTGCTGTACGCCCGCAGGCACCACAGCCGCTTTCGACCCGCCTGGCTGCTCTTCGCCGCCTCCTCCGCGATGGCCGGCATCGGCAACGGCGTCTGGGGCTGGTACGAGGTCGTCCTCGAAGCGCCCGTGCCCAGCCCCTCGGTCGCCGACTTCTGCTTCCTGCTCTTCGCGCCGCCGGCCATCGTCGGCCTCCTGGTGCTCGCCAAGCGGCCCGTCACCCGGGCCGGCTGGGTCTGCCTGGGGCTGGACGCCTGGCTCATCGGCGGCTCGCTGCTCACGCTCTCCTGGAGCCTGGCGCTCGCCCACACCACCCACTTCCAGGGCCGGACGGTCGCCCAGGGCGCGCTGTCGCTCGCCTACCCGCTGCTGGACATCGTCCTGGTGAGCATGGTCCTGGCGCTGCACTTCAGGCGCTCCTCGGCCAACCGCTCGGCGATCAACACCGCCATCGCGGCGCTCGCGCTGACCGTGCTGTGCGACGCGCTGTTCACCTCGCCGCTGCTGCGCGAGCACTACCGCTCCGGGCAGATCCTGGACGCCGGCTGGTTCGCCGGGTCCATGCTGCTCGCGTACGCCCCATGGGTCGCCGCGCGCTCCGGCGCCGACACCCCCGGGGAGGACTTCACCCGCGCCACCCGGCGCTCCGCCGTGCCGCCCGGCAGCCGCCCGATCGCCGGCTCGCTGGCCGCGCTCACCCCGTACCTCGCCGCCGCCGTCTGCACCCTGGGCATCCTGCTCAACGTCCTGGACGGCCGCCGCATCGACCACGTCGTGCTCTTCACCGGCTGCACGGTCGTGCTCGCCCTGGTCGTCCGCCAGGGCATCATGCTCGTGGACAACATCACCCTGACCCGGGAGCTGGCCCAGAAGGAGAACCACTTCCGCTCCCTCGTGCAGGGCTCCAGCGACGTCATCATGATCGCCGCGCCGACCGGCATCCTGCGCTACGTCAGCCCCGCCGCGTCCGGTGTCTACGGCCGCGACGCCGAGGACCTGGTCGGCTCCGAGCTGGCCTCGCTGATCCACCCCGAGGACCTCGGCCGCGTGGTCCACGAAGTACGGCGCTTCCTCGCCGCCGACCCCGAGGCGGAGCCCACCACCCGCATCGAGTGCCGCTTCCGCGCCGGCGGCGGCCGCCCCGGCGGCGAGCAGTGGCTCAACGTCGAGTCCACGGTCAACCGCCACGAAGGCGGCCTGATCTTCAACTCCCGTGACGTCACCGAGCGGGTGCGCCTCCAGGCCCAGCTCCAGCACAACGCCTCGCACGACGCGCTGACCGACCTGCCGAACCGCGCCCTGTTCACCGAACGGGTCAGCCAGGCCGTCAGCGGCCGCCGCTCCTCCGACCACGACACCGCCGTGCTCTACATCGACCTGGACGGCTTCAAACAGGTCAACGACACCATCGGGCACCAGGCCGGGGACGAGCTGCTGATCCAGGCCGCGCGCAGGCTGGCCGAATCCGTACGGGCCGGAGACATCGCCGCGCGCCTGGGCGGCGACGAGTTCGCCGCGCTGATCATGGGCGACGGCAGCCGCGACCTCACGAGCCGGGAGTTCCGCGTCCACGAGATCGCCGACCGGCTGCGGATCAGGCTGTCCGAGCCGTACCGCATCGACGGCCAGGACGTCCGGGTCGCGGCCAGCATCGGTGTGGCCTTCGCCGAGCCCGGTGTCACCCCGGCCACCCTGATGCGCAACGCCGACCTCGCGATGTACCGCGCCAAGCAGGCCGGCAAGGGCCGGGTGGAGATGTACGCACCGCAGATGCAGGCCGACGTGGTGCGCCGCTCCGAACTGGCGACCAAGCTGCGCACGGCCCTGCACGACGGCGAGTTCGCGCTGCTGCACCAGCCCGTGGTCGAGCTCTCCAGTGGCCGGATCACGGCGGTCGCCGCCCAGGCCCGCTGGCGCTCGGCACAGGGCATCCTCTTCACCCCCGCCGAGTTCCTGCGGGTGGGCGAGCGCGGCCGGCCGGCCACCGAGGAGGGCGAGCGCACCGCCGAGCTGGGCCGCTGGCAGCTGGAGGAGGCCGTCGAGCAGGCGGCGCGGCGGCACCGCGCGGGCCATCCGGTCAGCGTCGCCGTCCGGCTCTCCGCCCGGCGGCTGCTGGACCGCAAGCTGCCGCCCAGGAGCATCGAGACGTTACTCGCGCGGCACGGCCTGCCCTCCGGGGCGCTGCTGCTGGAGCTGTCCGACAGCGACCCGCGGATCCCGCTGGACGAGCTGGAGCGCCGTCTGGCGGCCCTGCGGCGGCTCGGCGTACGGATCGCGCTGGACGGCTTCGGCAGCGGTTACGCGGCGATCAGCGCACTGCGCCGGCTGCCCATCGACGTGCTGCGGCTGGACCGCGGCCTGGTCGACGGGGTGGTGGAGTCCGCACGGCTGCACAAGATCACCGCTGGTCTGCTGCGGATCGCGGGCGACCTGGGACTCCAGTCCGTCGCCGACGGCGTGGACCGCCCGGAACAGGTCACCGCGCTGCGCGCCATGGGATGCACGCACGGCCAGGGCATGGCCTTCTCCGGCCCGCTGGACGAGCACCGGCTCCGCAGGGCGCTGACCATCGGCGCTTACCCCGTGCCCGGCCTGCTGCCCGAGAGCCGCGAGATGGTGCTGAGCAGCGCCGTGCCGGCCGCCCGGCGGGCCGGCCCGCCGCGGGAGGCGGGCGGCGCGGGGCGGCTCGGGGAGCTGCCGCGGCGGCTCGGCGCGAGCGAGGTGCCGGCCGGTCCCGACGCGATCAGCCATCCCCCGTTGCGCTCAAATAGTGAGACCTCCGTCCCACCCACTTGA
- a CDS encoding PRC and DUF2382 domain-containing protein, translating to MNAPLGDTPHDLAGLTVFDADGNKVGTVQQVYRDDATNEAEWITVRTGLFGTKETFVPLAGCTRTDDGLRVPHTKEQIKDAPRMDADGHLEPSEEERLYRHYGLTRSGRGGMDRNMGTGQTGGMGTAAAAGGMGTAGAAGMAGQHTRPEADRPLAGAGAGGMAMSRGGASDADRAKEQNPEMTLSEERARFGVEEHESGHAHLRKHVVTENVSQTVPVSHEEARITRERIPEDEARRTGGRPAKLEDGEYDITLHREEPVVSKETVAYERVRLETDRVTEQQEVSTEVRREQLEFDDGTTPAAGGKGRTGPTDRTGMKGTKETGEEDTGHAW from the coding sequence ATGAATGCACCTCTGGGTGACACCCCTCATGACCTGGCCGGGCTGACCGTTTTCGACGCCGACGGCAACAAGGTCGGCACTGTCCAGCAGGTCTACCGGGACGACGCCACCAATGAGGCGGAGTGGATCACGGTGCGTACCGGGCTGTTCGGTACGAAGGAGACCTTCGTACCGCTGGCCGGCTGTACGCGGACGGACGACGGTCTGCGTGTGCCGCACACCAAGGAGCAGATCAAGGACGCCCCGCGCATGGACGCCGACGGTCACCTGGAACCGTCGGAGGAGGAGCGTCTGTACCGGCACTACGGTCTGACCCGGTCGGGCCGCGGCGGCATGGACCGCAACATGGGCACGGGGCAGACCGGAGGTATGGGGACCGCGGCCGCCGCGGGCGGCATGGGCACCGCGGGTGCGGCCGGCATGGCCGGGCAGCACACGCGCCCCGAGGCCGACCGGCCGCTGGCCGGCGCGGGCGCCGGGGGCATGGCCATGTCGCGTGGCGGTGCCTCGGACGCGGACCGCGCCAAGGAGCAGAATCCTGAGATGACGCTCTCGGAGGAGCGGGCCCGGTTCGGTGTCGAGGAGCACGAGAGCGGCCACGCGCACCTGCGGAAGCATGTGGTGACCGAGAACGTGAGCCAGACCGTGCCGGTCAGCCACGAGGAGGCTCGCATCACGCGGGAGCGGATCCCCGAGGACGAGGCCCGCCGCACCGGTGGCAGGCCGGCCAAGCTGGAGGACGGTGAGTACGACATCACGCTGCACCGCGAGGAGCCCGTGGTCAGCAAGGAGACGGTGGCCTACGAGCGGGTCCGGCTGGAGACCGACCGGGTCACCGAGCAGCAGGAGGTGTCGACCGAGGTCCGCCGGGAGCAGCTGGAGTTCGACGACGGCACGACCCCGGCGGCCGGCGGCAAGGGCCGTACGGGGCCGACGGACCGGACGGGCATGAAGGGCACCAAGGAGACCGGCGAGGAGGACACGGGGCACGCCTGGTGA
- the ilvN gene encoding acetolactate synthase small subunit — protein MTKHTLSVLVENTPGILARIAALFSRRGFNIDSLAVGVTEHPDISRITIVVNVESLPLEQVTKQLNKLVNVLKIVELEPSSAIHRELVLVKVRADNETRSQIVEIVQLFRAKTVDVSPEAVTIEATGGADKLEAMLKMLEPFGIKELVQSGTIAIGRGARSITDRSLRALDRSA, from the coding sequence ATGACCAAGCACACGCTCTCCGTCCTGGTGGAGAACACGCCGGGTATCCTGGCCAGGATCGCCGCGCTGTTCTCCCGCCGCGGCTTCAACATCGACTCACTCGCCGTCGGTGTCACGGAGCACCCCGACATCTCACGCATCACCATCGTCGTGAATGTCGAGTCGCTCCCCCTGGAGCAGGTCACCAAGCAGCTGAACAAGCTGGTCAACGTCCTGAAGATCGTCGAGCTGGAGCCGTCCTCGGCCATCCACCGCGAACTGGTCCTGGTGAAGGTCCGCGCGGACAACGAGACGCGCTCGCAGATCGTCGAGATCGTCCAGCTGTTCCGCGCCAAGACCGTGGACGTCTCGCCGGAAGCCGTCACCATCGAAGCCACCGGCGGCGCCGACAAGCTGGAAGCCATGCTCAAGATGCTGGAGCCGTTCGGCATCAAGGAGCTGGTGCAGTCCGGCACGATCGCCATAGGGCGCGGCGCCCGGTCCATCACGGACCGCTCGCTGCGGGCCCTGGACCGTTCCGCCTGA
- the serA gene encoding phosphoglycerate dehydrogenase: MSTAPASKPVVLIAEELSPATVDALGPDFEIRHCNGADRAELIPAIADVDAILVRSATKVDAEAIAAAKKLKVVARAGVGLDNVDVSAATKAGVMVVNAPTSNIVTAAELACGLLVATARNIPQANAALKNGEWKRSKYTGVELAEKTLGVVGLGRIGVLVAQRMSAFGMKVVAYDPYVQPARAAQMGVKLLSLDELLEVSDFITVHLPKTPETVGLIGDEALHKVKPSVRIVNAARGGIVDEPALAAALKEGRVAGAGLDVYASEPCTDSPLFEFDQVVCTPHLGASTGEAQEKAGIAVARSVRLALAGELVPDAVNVQGGVIAEDVKPGLPLAEKLGRIFTALAGEVAVRLDVEVYGEITQHDVKVLELSALKGVFEDVVDETVSYVNAPLFAQERGVEVRLTTSSESPEHRNVVTVRGTLADGEEISVSGTLAGHKHQQKIVAVNDHSIDLALADHMAFLRYSDRPGVVGTLGRILGEAGINIAGMQVSRADVGGEALVALTVDDTIAAPVLGEIADEIGATSARTVNLTD; encoded by the coding sequence GTGAGCACTGCTCCTGCCAGCAAACCTGTCGTACTCATCGCCGAAGAGCTCTCCCCCGCGACCGTCGACGCGCTCGGTCCGGACTTCGAGATCCGGCACTGCAACGGCGCGGACCGCGCCGAGCTGATCCCCGCCATCGCCGACGTCGACGCGATCCTGGTGCGCTCCGCGACCAAGGTCGACGCCGAGGCCATCGCCGCCGCGAAGAAGCTCAAGGTCGTCGCCCGCGCGGGCGTGGGCCTGGACAACGTCGACGTCTCCGCCGCCACCAAGGCCGGCGTGATGGTCGTGAACGCGCCGACCTCCAACATCGTCACCGCTGCCGAGCTGGCCTGCGGCCTGCTGGTCGCCACCGCGCGGAACATCCCGCAGGCGAACGCCGCGCTGAAGAACGGCGAGTGGAAGCGCAGCAAGTACACCGGCGTGGAGCTGGCGGAGAAGACCCTCGGCGTGGTCGGCCTCGGCCGCATCGGCGTCCTGGTCGCCCAGCGCATGTCCGCCTTCGGCATGAAGGTCGTGGCGTACGACCCGTACGTCCAGCCCGCGCGCGCCGCCCAGATGGGTGTCAAGCTGCTCTCCCTGGACGAGCTGCTGGAGGTCTCGGACTTCATCACGGTCCACCTCCCCAAGACCCCGGAGACCGTCGGCCTCATCGGCGACGAGGCGCTGCACAAGGTCAAGCCGTCCGTCCGGATCGTCAACGCGGCCCGCGGCGGCATCGTGGACGAGCCCGCGCTCGCCGCGGCGCTCAAGGAGGGCCGGGTCGCCGGCGCGGGCCTGGACGTCTACGCCTCCGAGCCCTGCACCGACTCCCCGCTCTTCGAGTTCGACCAGGTCGTGTGCACCCCGCACCTGGGCGCCTCGACCGGTGAGGCGCAGGAGAAGGCCGGTATCGCGGTGGCCCGCTCGGTGCGCCTGGCGCTCGCCGGCGAGCTGGTCCCGGACGCGGTCAACGTCCAGGGCGGCGTGATCGCCGAGGACGTGAAGCCGGGCCTGCCGCTGGCCGAGAAGCTGGGCCGGATCTTCACCGCGCTCGCGGGCGAGGTCGCGGTCCGCCTGGACGTCGAGGTGTACGGCGAGATCACCCAGCACGACGTGAAGGTGCTGGAGCTCTCCGCGCTCAAGGGCGTCTTCGAGGACGTCGTCGACGAGACCGTGTCGTACGTCAACGCTCCGCTGTTCGCGCAGGAGCGCGGCGTCGAGGTCCGCCTCACGACCAGCAGCGAGTCGCCCGAGCACCGCAACGTCGTGACGGTGCGCGGCACGCTCGCCGACGGTGAGGAGATCTCGGTCTCCGGCACGCTGGCCGGCCACAAGCACCAGCAGAAGATCGTCGCGGTCAACGACCACAGCATCGACCTGGCGCTCGCCGACCACATGGCCTTCCTGCGCTACAGCGACCGTCCCGGCGTGGTCGGCACGCTCGGCCGGATCCTGGGCGAGGCCGGCATCAACATCGCCGGCATGCAGGTCTCCCGTGCCGACGTCGGCGGCGAGGCGCTGGTCGCGCTGACCGTCGACGACACGATCGCGGCCCCGGTGCTCGGCGAGATCGCCGACGAGATCGGCGCCACCTCGGCGCGTACGGTCAACCTGACCGACTGA
- the ilvC gene encoding ketol-acid reductoisomerase yields the protein MAELFYDDDADLSIIQGRKVAVLGYGSQGHAHALSLRDSGVDVRVGLHEGSKSKAKAEEQGLRVVSPSEAAAEADVIMILVPDPIQAKVYEESVKDNLKDGDALFFGHGLNIRYGFIKPPSNVDVCMVAPKGPGHLVRRQYEEGRGVPCIAAVEQDASGNAFALALSYAKGIGGTRAGVIKTTFTEETETDLFGEQAVLCGGTAALVKAGFETLVEAGYQPEIAYFECLHELKLIVDLMYEGGLEKMRWSISETAEWGDYVTGPRIVNEATKAEMKKVLAEIQDGTFANTWMKEYEAGLPKYNEYKKADADHLLETTGKKLRGLMSWVDEEA from the coding sequence GTGGCCGAGCTGTTCTACGACGACGACGCCGACCTGTCCATCATCCAGGGCCGTAAGGTCGCGGTTCTCGGCTACGGCAGCCAGGGCCACGCCCACGCGCTGTCGCTGCGCGACTCGGGCGTCGACGTGCGCGTCGGCCTGCACGAGGGCTCCAAGTCCAAGGCGAAGGCCGAGGAGCAGGGCCTGCGCGTGGTCAGCCCCTCCGAGGCGGCGGCCGAGGCCGACGTCATCATGATCCTGGTGCCGGACCCGATCCAGGCCAAGGTCTACGAGGAGTCCGTCAAGGACAACCTCAAGGACGGCGACGCCCTGTTCTTCGGTCACGGCCTGAACATCCGCTACGGCTTCATCAAGCCCCCGTCCAACGTCGACGTCTGCATGGTCGCCCCGAAGGGCCCGGGCCACCTGGTCCGCCGCCAGTACGAGGAAGGCCGCGGCGTGCCCTGCATCGCCGCCGTCGAGCAGGACGCCTCCGGCAACGCCTTCGCGCTGGCCCTCTCGTACGCCAAGGGCATCGGCGGCACCCGCGCCGGCGTCATCAAGACGACCTTCACCGAGGAGACCGAGACCGACCTGTTCGGCGAGCAGGCCGTGCTCTGCGGCGGCACCGCAGCGCTGGTCAAGGCCGGCTTCGAGACCCTGGTCGAGGCGGGCTACCAGCCCGAGATCGCGTACTTCGAGTGCCTCCACGAGCTGAAGCTGATCGTGGACCTCATGTACGAGGGCGGCCTGGAGAAGATGCGCTGGTCGATCTCCGAGACCGCCGAGTGGGGCGACTACGTCACCGGCCCGCGGATCGTGAACGAGGCGACCAAGGCCGAGATGAAGAAGGTCCTCGCCGAGATCCAGGACGGCACCTTCGCCAACACCTGGATGAAGGAGTACGAGGCCGGCCTGCCGAAGTACAACGAGTACAAGAAGGCCGACGCCGACCACCTCCTGGAGACCACCGGCAAGAAGCTGCGTGGCCTGATGAGCTGGGTGGACGAGGAGGCGTAA
- a CDS encoding VOC family protein, whose amino-acid sequence MAVELNHTIIHASDRKRSAEFLADILGLEVQPEFGPFLPVATDNGVTLDFAQDSGEITPQHYAFLVGEDEFTRGFNRIKELGLEYWADPHRKLPGEINTNDGGRGVYFADPDGHYMELITRPYGSGS is encoded by the coding sequence ATGGCAGTTGAGCTGAACCACACGATCATCCACGCCAGCGACCGGAAGCGGTCGGCGGAGTTCCTCGCGGACATCCTCGGGCTGGAGGTGCAGCCCGAGTTCGGCCCCTTCCTCCCCGTGGCGACCGACAACGGCGTCACCCTCGACTTCGCCCAGGACAGCGGCGAGATCACCCCGCAGCACTACGCGTTCCTGGTCGGCGAGGACGAGTTCACCCGCGGCTTCAACCGCATCAAGGAGCTGGGCCTGGAGTACTGGGCCGACCCGCACCGCAAGCTCCCCGGCGAGATCAACACCAATGACGGCGGACGCGGTGTGTACTTCGCCGACCCGGACGGCCACTACATGGAGCTGATCACCCGCCCGTACGGCAGCGGAAGCTGA